The Miscanthus floridulus cultivar M001 unplaced genomic scaffold, ASM1932011v1 os_2187, whole genome shotgun sequence genome segment GGCCAGGGGTGCCGGGAGAAGAAGAGGCAGCAACCGCTGGCCGGTCGGTGGCCTCACCGCCGCGGGCGCCACCAGTGTGTTTGGGGGGGTGGCGCCACCAGGTGGAGCCGCCTCGAGCGTGGCGGGCCGGGGCCAGGAGGGCGATGCCGGGGGGGCGGGGGCGCACCGCCGGGTGGAGCCGCCGTGGGCCGGGCGGGGTCAGCGCCGCCGGGGCCGGGAGGGCGCCGCTAGGGGATGGAGCGAGGGCGGGGAAGCCGGCGGGGGAGGCGACGGGGACGCCAGCGGGACGGGGTCGGGTGGTCGCGGCGTGTGTCTGTGGCGTGTGTGcattgtgtgcgtgtgtgtgtggcgTGCGGGGTCGCGCCGAGTTAACTGTTAGGGGGTATGTCGAGTGCccgcgatctggcactcggcataccCCTTTTTTTCAAAAGGTCTACCCGCCTGGCAGTGGGCCAGCatccagactttgccgagtgttttatagaagacactcggcaaagagctactttaccgagtgttatatagaaacactcggcaaattacgcTAATATTTCATGTATACCTTTAATAGCTGGTTTTAGTCACTTTTTTCCtatatattttgaaaaaaaaacttgtcaaattcactcaaaaatgcatatttgttttttctactaatattatttcattatttcatgcagttatagctcaaaattaatttatatcaactaaaattctataattgcaattaataaataaaaaatatcaaacggatccgaaaaattatcaaaatttgacatgaaccaatctatgttgtgTATTGCCTATAAAAAAATTTTGAACTCAAACCCCAATTCACATGTCACTTGGACTCTAAATCTTACCGGATCATTCTAAGTTCTACTAATCTTCTCCGGAGATGCTTCCGTTTGTAAGCATCATACGTCACAAATTGtgcgaaacattctcaattttttaccacagcctccacatatgatatcatgacatcttgacaaatctcgtgattttcagacttcgtttggtttttgtagaatttaaaaatcattcggacacacgttcgtggtcgtgtttcctgaacaaaatgttcgaaatttcttttcatttcctgcaTGAGACATCAATCCGGACTCAAtgacatgaatatgatttttccactcattttgttctattatttcaatcacttgcagttcaaatttcaatTAAATCAATAATTACTCAAAATGAAATTAATtcactaaatatagcaaacagaccaAGAAATAGACCAACTTTTAACATGCAGTACCAAATGTCGCATGTGGGGAGTAGAAAAATTGTGGAGGGCCGAGGAGGAAAAAATAGTtttggatttgccgagtgtctccataaacactcggcaaacgcatatacttcgccgagtgccagcagaaaacactcggcaaatacggACTTCGCCGAGTGCCTCTAATGAACACTCGGCGAAGTCCTAACGGCCGGCACGCCGTCCAGTAGGACGGCGCACGCGCGGGTCACGTGTTGGTTATTGCCGAATGTCCCATAGTGGCCGAGTGTTGATACTCGGTAAATATTAAATATGCCGAGTGTCTGATGGTTGCCGagtgttgacactcggcaaatcgtaAATATGCCGAGTGTAATAGTATGCCGAGTGTCTCGgaggaaacactcggcaaagctgccgtttgccgagtgctcgatataatgcactcggcaaacataaagcACTCGGCATTTTCACTGTTTCCCATAGTGCAGTTAGTTTAACTGTATTTTGGACAAGGATGATGCCCACAACGCCCCTTTCTTCAATGGTCACAGCTCAAGATTCAGAATGACTTTGTCCATTACCCTTTGTGCCGTTTATTTAGAAAGTAACGTGTGCCATTACAAATGAATAACTCCTTACTCTCAATGACATGTTAGAGCTTAATTAAAACGCAAGAAGCATATAGTAGTTTACAGAGTCATTGTCTTGCTTGGATCCCGTCAGGTGTTTGGTTATCTAGCGTTATAGTATTAGCAAGTCCGATGCAAGTAACAGCTATACTTATTGTGCACTGAACTCCCTCTACTCCCAAGAGATAAGCCAACTTGTGCACTGAACTCTATACTACCACTCCATGCATACATGTCCCTTTTCCAAATTCTGGTTGCAACATCAAATCCATCTACAACTGATCTCGTATGCACGTGCATTGAGAGCATACACGACAAACTTGTGGCGGCTGCGGGGTCAACATACCCAGTTTATAAATACTTTCAATGATCATCAGCGGCTATGTACTTGTGGTTAGTTTGCATAAttatgtgtatatatagttgcttgcTATTGCAATGCATGACTCTGAACATATGATTTCCATATTAAGGTTGTGCTGATATTCTGGAGTGCGGCAATCACAAGGATACTCTATTGTGAGAATCCAATACCTTCAGACTGGTATCTGATTCTAACAAGATCAGACAAATTGAGTCTGTTTAATCTACTCCCTAACTTTCACAAAGACTTGTCACCCTGTATATATTGTACCGGTATACTTTTCACTTGTTTTTTTTAATGGATGGCCATGAGACTGTTTTTTACCACTCTTCATTCATACTATATCAGCTTATCAATTGATCActatgtagcaccacattgtcaaatcatggcctaattaggcttaaaagtttcgtctcgcaaagtagtcgcaatctgtgcaattagttattttttagtctatatttaatactccatgcatgcgtccaaacattcgatgggataggaTGTAAACTTTTGGGTGAGTAACTATACAACGCCTAAGTTCATTCAGTTCCACTACATACACTGGATCAAGTCAAGTCAACGAGGCATGGGATGGGACAATATAATTAACCATCCTGATAGCTACTAGGCTGCAGCCTGTATGCATGGAGGATGTAGCAAAGCTTGACAGGTGTCATATCAATGTCTGAAATTCTGACTATCGAGTTTTTCTTGACTGCATGCCATTTGTCATGCTAATTATTACTATTTCCCATGTTTCTAATGCTCTCCATCAAACGTTAACAAGTTATAAGCTAGTACTATTAATTCCAGGACACTTTACCTGTTATGAAGACTTTGAGGCTGGGAATGGGATGGTTACAATTACAGGAAAGTTTAGATATTAGTACATCAACATTCTAGCTTGTGGGACACAGCATTTACAACTTTTAAGCCTTAATTTCTGCCCACTATTTACTTTCTGCAGATCCATTTTCTTTGCTTATCACACATATTATACTCTAAAGGTAACATACTTGTGTCCCTTTCTTGTCACAACTCATGAAGCAATGGCTGTCTGCATACGAACGGATTGATGTACACCTTCAAAGGAGTTCCTTCCCATCATTTCTTCCTTACGCCCATATATCTTCAGGGATCATCATAGAGGTAACCTCAAGTGCCCGGCCTGCCATTTCAATATCTGTGAAATCTATCAAATATTCTGGCGTGCTTGGCACCATGAATAAGTTTTCAAAGCTTTCATCCTGAATTCCAAGgacatcattatgaacaactgtTGACCCACTAATGCTTTGGTTATGATTGACAATTGGTGCACTATATTTTGTTGTCTCAACAACATATGGATGGATTATGTCATCCTTCTTGCAAATGTGCTGGCCGTAATAGTCAACATCGAACAACCTCACTGTTCCAGCGCTTCCATCTGATTCCTTCTGTTGAACTGTCTTAGTTGCAAGACACCCTTGGTCTTTACTATTGGCACATCTATAGTAGCTCCTGATTAAGCATGACATcattatatttttttattatacaCAAAAGGCAAAATGTGCAAAATATTATTCATCCACATAGATGAGAATATGTATGGCTgcaatttttttttctcgaaaacgtATGGCTGCAATTTTGAGCTACAATATATGTGCACAAAGCTAATCATCCACACCTATTTTTTTTTGAAtggacggcaaaagctttgccgcaaATTTTATTAGAAGAAAACATAAAAAAGGTGTCAGCGTAGTTTTTTTAGTGGAAACCGAGCAAAAAAACCACCCGACTAGAATACAACACGAGAATCCGAATTCAGTATagaaaatattatatatatatatatatatatgaagtacaTCAATACATATGTTTTATTACATACCTAGACTGCTTTGCTTTGGAGATCCACTTCTGTCCATACTTCCTCCATTGATATCCATCAAAGTGTGGTGCTTGTGTCACAACCGAACCTGTGTGTTGTGCATTCTTCCTAAGAGAAGGGATAAATATTTTAAGCACCACAGTAAATGATATATAGGTAAACATATATATGCTCTTTTGCTATATACCTTCTCTTATTTCCAATTTGTTTAGCTTCCTCCCCCAACATGTGACTATCCACGTTATTCTTGCCACCTTTTCTTCTATATTTGATAAGATCGGCCTGTTTCTTACTGTTATCGCCAAGTTCGAGAAAGGAGATAACCTTACTTGAGGAACTGAATATATCTTGGAAGAGTTGCTGCGCAAGCTTCTCCTGCCTACTACAGGGATCAAGTGTTGGTAGGATAAGGGTATGTAGCTCCATCACGAGGGCGCTTTGGTGTTCAATCTCATTGATCACCACTTGGCAGCCACTATGAGTGGAAGATTCAAAGATGTTCATTTGATGCTTTCTCAAATATATGTGGCTATAATAGTTGGACTTTGGAGCTGAAGGTGCTAGGTATATGCAGCTTTAGGCATCTATTTATACATGCAAGTAACATCACACAGTATGAGCATGGTGGAGGGAATGGAtcattttttcaaattttctcACTGGAAAAGACTAGGGAGAGTACTGTGTCCCTATCCATCAGTAGTATGGTAGAACTAAAGGTGTCATTCAAGATCCTGTTTTTCTCAAACTGATGCATAAATATACATAGATCATGATCGTTGCGTAATTTTCATTCGATGCACATGTTTAATTACATTATGTGTGATGGGCCTAGGAGACACATTTGAAGTAGTACATAGTAATCACAACCAGAATTTTAGACTTCTCCTAGTGATATGGGCTTCTTATAGTgttttagcattcaaaatttagtaTAAACTTTCCCTATTAAATGTCTCCTAGTGTGGATTTccatgtgctatgactagtggtagTGTTTTAATACTACTTAAAAACACTATGAGAATTCCACTATTTTAGTAGTGAATGTTATTATAAGGTCATATGATGATTATTAAATTAATGCCACACTAGTGGTACTAGTGTTTTAAATTGTTGGAGGAAGATAAGTTAGTATGAACTTAACTGTTGATCGCCAGATGATAAGGATTATTGACATATCTAATGCATAAAAAATGCAACTGATTTATTCATGTATAGAATATAATAGAGGTGATGCATAAAAATTACATTTGTAAGAAAATTGCTGTCCCCATAAGTTATTTGATGTGTGAATAAGCATTTTTGTTAGGTCACTTGTTTAGCTTGAAAATCGCTGACTAGATTGTCATTAGTTTTTATTCCTGTGGTCGACAGTTGTGATACAACCAAGGACTTGGCTAATCATGCAGGATCGACGGCAGTGTCTATATCGCTCACATGGCGTAGACACTCATGAAAGGAAACATGTACATGCATGGGCAATAATTCTAGAGGCTGTTATAGGGAGCAACGTTGCTGTAACTACACCGGCCGTAGGACAGGGACATGCTTGGTTGGACTCTAATAATGGTAAATGACACCTAGTTATTTGGAAATGAATGCAAAATAAACTAGCTAGTTAATTTCATCTTTTACATAACAGATGTGCTATGATGAAGTAGGTTATCATCATTTATCATCGGTTCAAACTTTAAACTTTGCGTAAGATAAATCATTACATGAAATTCAATTTATGTTAATCCTCATACATGCACGAGAAAAGAACTGCTGGTACACAGGAAGCCTGTTGAATAATTAAATTAAACAGTAAGTGGTTGTCAAAAACACGTTGAGAACCATGAAAATTGCATGTTATGTGTTCAAAGATCATAGATACTTCATAATATGAACATGTACTGATAGTTCCACTCAGACTAACCATGGCCTTGAACTAGTTTTGTTGACCGCCATGCATCATTATCAACCAAAACAAGAGAACAAAATTAAGTGATATGTGGTGAATCCTTCAGGATTCCTGAGCACCACATGAATGCCATACGTGTAAGCCAAACATACCAATTGATTGCGACAAAAGATAAGGGAATTGCTAGTTATAAAGAAATTTCCCTACATGCAGAATAGCGTACAGCAGTTCTCTCTCACATGTGCCACAGTTGGTGCACACACACAGAGAAAAAAAAATCTGCCATAGAACCTGACTGCCGATGCTTCCAACTTTGAGACTCAAATCTCAAAATTAAACGTTGAAACAGTTCCAACTCTTCACAGGTATACCTTAACAGGTGATGATGAGTGGATGACAATGAGCGGAAGAAAACTTTGTACTGTGTTTCCAAAGATTCTAGTAGCACAGCAGGAAGGACAATTGGAGGCCGTCCCTTCTTCCTGGCCCAACCTTGAGGGAAGAAGGCTTTTGTAGGATTCTAGGCTATAGCAGCCCAAATATGTGATCTTTGCGTACATTAGCTCGCTTACCTACCCGCACAGGTAACTCAAGAATTTAACTTTTACATACACAATTTTAAATACTAACTCCATCTTGAAATATAAGATAACCAAGAATTCAAAATATATCTCAAATTATAAAGGATTCTAGGCTCCAATCACATGCTACCTAGTTGCCATAAGTGTTTATTGTCAACCTAACCACTGAACCACCAGGCTCAaacactaccggactccttgagtttgccgagtgcccgaaacactcggcaaaatacctaaaacactcggcaaattgttagccgagtgtaacactcagcgaatagcactcgccataaacagttctggcaaagccaactttgccgagtgccatttatcgggcactcggcaaacattttgccgtgtgcagttTGGCTCTCGGCGAAAAGAAACAGTCATAACGCTAGACCCGCCGTTAACAGCAACTtcgccgagtgtcaaatggcAAGGCATTGGGCAAATCTTTTTTTGTAAAATATTTTTGGTTTTTAGAATTCCTTttcgccgagtgctgcactcggcaaatgataaacatatgccgagtgtctcactgtcagacactcggcaaacatttttcaaacagtATTTGGTTTTTTTAAAAATCCTTTTCGCCGAGTGctgctgtcacacccaattttaaggataaaattgaatgcacaatactcatgtgtgcccagaaacagtcacacacacaagtcgacaaatcatataaagtatcatcacgatgtctcttacatcagatccataatacaacttagtcttacatcacacagcggaaatTAAAAGATAATAAAttctcgtgggcttcatcacagggaaggtcaactggttgaccacaagcctaaaaatcctccgggaaatcctcatacccgttgtcatctgttacccatccgggatttttatccaaataaagaaaataaacaagtgtaagtacatcccgtacttaacaagctaacatggggttatgaagctcaaagagGGTTGACacaggtttactgcagttagcatttttagtaagtcaagcttttattctcaggtattatcaagttatgcttaagctcccatttaatcccataaaaacatatatcagtgtcaagtgtaccatatatcatcatagaacaacttaaatgatcaacaacaagtattcagttattctgtgagtttttcgggccgctcgtaaccgtgagcacggctgttataacagtttgttaccctctgcagaggtggtgcacattcaccgcgagtcgtgatccccatatgcccgggttaattactcccatgtcactaccaaggtgagcgggcagggtacactatgaagccatttcataggtttccctaacaagttagggccgctaggtttccttggcaggcagatgtaggaacccccctttcctatggcacatatccatcgcggctatactcataggaacagaggcagccctatacccaacgtggcaagccccatttgcgccaaaaaggtaacctctaactagctaggaacgatcctattactgagctaaagtcagagccatatgactctcccggttgcactgtcagtcccagcttttgccgacagataagtccttatggagagctgggagcaacatgaacaaaggtcatttgcaccttcgccctatggaacagttgttatgaatcatgttaaactcttagttccattgCATCATTCATCCTcatgtatgtcaagttcagttagagcactagcaatctacccatatgcattgaacccataggagacaaggaacaagataaacaatcactaggatgtccttacgggtatcaaaattagatacatgcaaatgagtaattgattaaagtgaaataggacatcaaggaaggcccatactatacttgccttggttcacaaactcgtgctggtcctgctggtcatcgaagagttcttggtctccaacgttttcctcaccgtctgaacgcgaccaacacagcaacatacaacattccaaaagcattcatgcaaagcaaacattcctatcattagaacagtacaccaacagtatggaaaacaagataaaatgtttgtaaacataatctacgtctcgctacgatcacgtcaacgcgaagttcatgaaaaacggagctaaaatgcgaaagttatgatttaaacgggttttcctatagccatatatttaattaaatctaatcatgaaattaaaaagttccaaacttgactaacagtagttccaacatgtagcttatgatattacgaagctaacgcgatttgaatggatcaattcggagctaaaacgacaattttataagcgaaacagttcaaacggcatttctgtaaatactgaaaacgtatttttgacttaaaccgtgaagtttacgctttccaaacgggattgcacattcggggaactacgccttggactgcgggttaggacttagaaaagtccagggtctcttttacaaaacagccacgcgaaggggtatcggctgatCACGGCCATCGGATCATGGATGGAGGGCTCGGATTAGacctggggagggagagagaagaattCCGGCCGGCCAcagtgacgccggcggtgaggcgccattgccggcggcgtggaggtctcggCCGCGCGCGGtaaggggctagggttcaccaaacggaAATCCGAGCGCACCGGGGGATGCGGGGGAGGAAAGGGGTCTTGGCCATGCCGATACGGCAGCCGGGAATAGCgagtagcgcggtggccgccatggccggcgaccacggcttgcggagctcgcggccagagctcaagaagccaagaaaagaGAAAATAGAGGTACCAGGAGATAGAGGGAGGCCGgggggttctcaccgcggggaggaaggaggacagGGAAGCTCGGCGGCGGTGGTCCGTGCGAAGGAGAAGACGGCAGATCCCGGCGACCACGGAACGGCGGTTACGGagcttcctcggtgcttggcgagcACGAAGAAGAGCCGGGGAGGCAGCAGGGTGCGCGGGGGATGGCTCGGCTGCTATTTGTAGCGGCCGGGGCGCGAGGTGGGGCACTCCCATGATGCCAGTCGTGGGCGGCAGTTGCGGCCAGGGCGGGCGCGGTGGTTTTTTGCCGCAGCGGGGAAGAAGGCGGCGCCGACAagcggggcccgggcgtcagcggtAGAGCACGGGGGAGGCGCGGCGGTTGCTGGCGCGTAGATGGGTCGGCGGGtcttgctgggccgagcggccaGGGCGCGCGGCTGGCTGGCGGTTGGCGcggtgctgggccgagcgggaaaaggggaggggccagcgggccgaattcaagaaaggggaagaaaagaggaaaaagattcttttcttttctatttcttctacaattttccaaatccttttttaaattcaaatttcaattctttttgaaatctttaacaaattccaagcattcacaaaatgatatgcagcagcatgtatgcatcaaaaagttttctaaccttatttttaaattttaattccacaaaatttattatttccctatcttttaatgcacacacctttgcttaaataaatcatatttactaattttaaaagaatgcaaattttaggatgttacaattctaccctccttaagatgaatctcatcctcgagattcgggtgattgcttactcaaacagttggggataagtctttctcagatcctcttctctttcccatgtagcctcatcctctgtataacgattccactacaccttgcacatctttactgttcggcttctcataactctttcggcagtttccaagatctttatcggatactcttcataagtaagatcttccttgatagcaagttcttccaaaggaatttgttcttctggtaccctcaaacactttttcaattgggaaacatggaacacgtcgtgcacactgGACAAACTCTCAGACAGTTCTAACTGATAAGctacctctccacgtctctctaggatcttaaaaggtcctatataccttggtgctaactttcccttcatattgaatcttctcacacttctcattggtgacactttcaagtacacataatcaccaatatcgaaagtcagctctcttctgcgggtatccgcgtaactcttctgtcgggactgagctactctcaaattgtctctaatcattctcacttgttcttccgcgtctctaaggacatcgggaccaaacacttgagtttctccagtttgattccaaaacaaaggcgttctacacttacgcccatacaacgcctcgaaaggcgccatcttgagactcttctgataactgttgttgtatgagaactctgcgtatggcagactcttatcccaactatcaccatactgaagtgcacaagctctcaacatatcttcccaaatctggttgatcctttcagtctgtccatcagtttgcgggtggtaagcagaactgaaattcaactttgtccccaaagatctatgtactttatgccagaattgcgatgtaaactgagtgcctctatccgacacaattttcttgggaacaccatgtaagcacactattctttccatgtacaactctgctagtcttgcaccagtataggtagtcttgactggtaaaaagtgagcaaccttggtgagtcgatccactattacccatattgaatcataacctctttgagtgtggggcagtcctacaataaaatccataccaacttcttcccatttgcattcagggatcttcattggttgtagtaaccctgcaggtctttgatgctcagctttcactctttgacaagtgtcacacaatgccacatattctgccacatctctcttcaaaccataccaccaatacttctccttgagatccaagtacatcttggtactcccgGGATGTATAGAGTatgcagactcatgggcctcttgcagaattgcatctcgtatagctttcactttaggtacacatatccttttcccgaaccaaagagtaccattctcatccattctgaatccgggtgcctttccaagcactacattctcttctatctctttaagtttttcatcctccaattgacctttgcgtatctctttttccaaagtaggctctatcaccaattccattacattagtgaccaggctcaagttgagatactccatttcagcacacaactctgctgacatagatgttatctgaagtccattggcatagctctttctgctaagtgcatcagctacgatgtttgcctttcccgggtgataatgcacttccaaatcatagtctttgatcaattccaaccaacgacattatctcagattcagatctgattgggtaaagatatacttcaaactcttatgatcagtatagatatcactcttatgtccaatcagataatgtctccagatctttaaagcatgaaccacagctgccaattccaagtcatgagtaggataattcaactcatgcttccttagttgtctagatgcatatgcaaccactcttccttcttgcataagcacacatccaagacccaaacgggatgcatcacaatatatagagaagttcttgtttaaatcgggcaagattaatactggagctgtagtcaacctcttctttagctcttcaaagtttgcctggcatttatccgaccatacatacttagcattcttttccaacagagctgtcatgggcttggctagcttggaaaagccatcaatgaaccttcggtaatatccagctaatcccaaaaagctacgaatctcacttacagtagttggtggtttccaattcagtacatcttgcactttgcctggatccactgctattccaccattggagacaacatgacccagaaaagagacttcctttaaccaaaactcacacttgctccgcttagcatacaacttatgttctctaagcttttgcaagaccaaccttatgtgttccgcatgttcttcttcaatcttagagaatattagtatgtcatctatgaatactaccacaaatttatccagaaactccatgaacaccttattcatcagatacatgaagtatgcaggtgcattggtcaatccaaaagacataacggtgt includes the following:
- the LOC136534692 gene encoding probable WRKY transcription factor 67, which codes for MNIFESSTHSGCQVVINEIEHQSALVMELHTLILPTLDPCSRQEKLAQQLFQDIFSSSSKVISFLELGDNSKKQADLIKYRRKGGKNNVDSHMLGEEAKQIGNKRRKNAQHTGSVVTQAPHFDGYQWRKYGQKWISKAKQSRSYYRCANSKDQGCLATKTVQQKESDGSAGTVRLFDVDYYGQHICKKDDIIHPYVVETTKYSAPIVNHNQSISGSTVVHNDVLGIQDESFENLFMVPSTPEYLIDFTDIEMAGRALEVTSMMIPEDIWA